From a region of the Ovis aries strain OAR_USU_Benz2616 breed Rambouillet chromosome 2, ARS-UI_Ramb_v3.0, whole genome shotgun sequence genome:
- the LOC121818829 gene encoding biogenesis of lysosome-related organelles complex 1 subunit 1-like, which yields MTMLSHLLKEHQAKQNERKKLQQERLEAITPATHLAEVSVDHLNAGVAQANRSQRKLDHKVKSLQIQAAQSAEQTGQWIGMVENFNRALKEIWDVQNWAQKIELDMCSITTTLKDIYKGQRQSAPSWPSCPPFPHSSFLPQVGRREADSP from the coding sequence ATGACCATGCTGTCCCACCTGCTGAAAGAACACCAGGCCAAGCAGAATGAACGCAAAAAGCTGCAGCAGGAGAGGCTAGAGGCCATCACTCCAGCCACCCACTTGGCAGAAGTTTCGGTGGATCACCTCAATGCGGGTGTGGCCCAGGCCAACAGGAGCCAGAGGAAGCTGGACCACAAGGTGAAGAGCCTACAGATTCAGGCTGCCCAGTCTGCCGAGCAGACAGGTCAGTGGATCGGGATGGTGGAGAACTTCAACCGGGCACTCAAGGAAATCTGGGATGTGCAGAACTGGGCCCAGAAAATCGAGCTGGACATGTGCAGCATCACCACCACTCTGAAGGACATCTACAAAGGGCAGCGGCAGTCGGCCCCCTCCTGGCCCAGttgccctcccttcccccactcctccttcctgccccaggtgggcaggagggaggctgATAGCCCATGA